One Oscillospiraceae bacterium genomic region harbors:
- the prfA gene encoding peptide chain release factor 1, producing MQPFSELHEIERRYEELAYKMSTPEAAADADAYAQMMRDYKELTPLMEEYRRYTALQKDEQEAKEVLQQDSDPAFTAMVQQELCEIARNLALSEENLRLLLIPKDADDEKSVILEIRAGAGGEEAALFAHSLWRMYNMYAAKRGWKCETISENPTELGGVKEIVFSVEGPDVYSRLKFESGVHRVQRVPETETQGRIHTSTVTVAVMPEAEEVEFELDPKDLRIDTFRSSGAGGQHINKTSSAIRVTHLPTGMVVECQDQRSQRENKDRALKVLRSRLLQQKQAAYDEAYNAQRQSQVGSGDRSEKIRTYNFPQDRVTDHRIGLTLRNLQSVLDGDLDRVLDPLILADREEKLKANKGDA from the coding sequence ATGCAGCCTTTTTCTGAACTGCACGAGATCGAGCGCCGGTACGAAGAACTGGCCTATAAAATGTCCACGCCGGAGGCTGCTGCCGATGCAGACGCCTACGCCCAGATGATGCGTGACTACAAGGAACTGACCCCCCTGATGGAAGAATACCGCCGCTATACGGCCCTGCAAAAAGATGAGCAGGAGGCCAAAGAGGTCCTGCAGCAGGACTCCGACCCGGCGTTTACCGCTATGGTACAGCAGGAACTTTGCGAAATCGCCCGGAATCTGGCACTGAGCGAAGAGAATCTCCGCCTGCTGCTCATCCCCAAGGATGCCGATGACGAAAAAAGCGTCATTCTGGAAATTCGTGCCGGTGCGGGCGGCGAAGAAGCCGCGCTCTTTGCCCACAGCCTGTGGCGGATGTACAACATGTACGCTGCCAAACGCGGCTGGAAGTGCGAGACCATCAGCGAGAACCCCACCGAGCTGGGAGGCGTAAAGGAAATCGTCTTTTCTGTAGAAGGCCCCGATGTCTACAGCCGCCTGAAGTTTGAAAGCGGCGTCCACCGCGTCCAGCGCGTGCCGGAGACCGAGACCCAGGGCCGCATCCACACCTCTACCGTCACGGTGGCCGTCATGCCCGAAGCCGAGGAAGTGGAGTTTGAATTGGACCCCAAGGATCTGCGCATCGATACCTTCCGTTCTTCGGGCGCAGGCGGTCAGCACATCAACAAAACGTCCTCGGCCATCCGCGTGACCCACCTGCCTACCGGTATGGTGGTAGAATGTCAGGATCAGCGCAGCCAGCGGGAAAACAAAGACCGCGCTTTAAAAGTCCTGCGCAGCCGCCTGCTGCAGCAAAAGCAGGCCGCCTACGATGAAGCCTATAACGCCCAGCGGCAAAGCCAGGTGGGAAGCGGTGATCGCAGCGAAAAGATCCGCACCTACAACTTCCCGCAGGATCGCGTGACCGACCACCGCATCGGTTTAACGCTGCGCAACCTGCAAAGCGTGCTGGACGGTGACCTGGACCGGGTGCTGGACCCGCTGATTTTGGCCGACCGTGAAGAAAAACTCAAAGCAAACAAAGGTGACGCATAA
- a CDS encoding aminopeptidase translates to MKTTEELKALLYKNETVADAAPDALQAAQDFCEGYKTFLDNAKTEREAVRTSEKLLLDAGYKKFVPGEKLAPGTKVYTINREKCILAATIGTKSLEAGFHLNIAHIDSPRLDLRPVPVFEKTGIGYLRTHYYGGIRKYQWPTIPLALHGVVYRADGTCAEICIGEKDSDPVFCITDLLPHLGAKQNTKTLAEGITAEELNVLIASQPIADKDAEQRIKLNILGMLNEAYGITERDFTRAEIEVVPAHKARDIGLDRAMIGAYGHDDRVDAYPALMAEIGITAPAYTTICVLTDKEETGSDGVTGLNSMYTFHFIQQLCAGQGADYITACKAGKCLSADVTAAYDPTFADAFEPDNATYAGNGVAIYKYTGARGKSGTSDACAEMVSYLTRLLEKNNVVWQIGEMGKLDLGGGGTVAKYVANQDIDTIDIGVPVLSMHAPFEVVSKADVYMAYLTFKAFCEDAE, encoded by the coding sequence ATGAAGACCACTGAGGAACTCAAAGCACTGCTTTACAAAAATGAAACGGTAGCCGACGCTGCCCCGGACGCCCTGCAGGCCGCCCAGGATTTCTGCGAAGGCTACAAGACCTTCCTGGATAACGCCAAGACTGAGCGCGAGGCTGTCCGCACCAGCGAGAAGCTGCTGCTGGACGCCGGCTACAAAAAGTTCGTCCCCGGCGAGAAGCTGGCCCCCGGCACCAAGGTCTACACCATCAACCGCGAAAAGTGCATCCTGGCCGCCACCATCGGCACCAAGAGCCTGGAAGCGGGCTTCCACCTGAACATCGCCCACATCGACTCTCCGCGCCTGGACCTGCGCCCCGTGCCCGTGTTTGAAAAGACCGGTATCGGCTATCTGCGCACCCATTACTATGGCGGCATCCGTAAGTACCAGTGGCCCACCATCCCCCTGGCCCTGCACGGCGTTGTTTACCGCGCTGACGGCACCTGCGCCGAGATCTGCATCGGCGAGAAGGACAGCGACCCTGTTTTCTGCATCACCGACCTGCTGCCGCACCTGGGTGCCAAGCAGAACACCAAGACCCTGGCGGAAGGCATTACCGCCGAGGAGCTGAACGTGCTGATTGCCTCTCAGCCCATCGCTGATAAGGATGCCGAGCAGCGCATCAAGCTGAACATCCTGGGCATGCTCAACGAGGCTTACGGCATCACCGAGCGCGACTTCACCCGCGCCGAGATCGAGGTCGTGCCTGCCCACAAGGCCCGCGACATCGGCCTGGACCGCGCTATGATCGGTGCCTACGGCCACGATGACCGCGTGGATGCTTACCCGGCCCTGATGGCCGAGATCGGCATCACAGCTCCGGCCTACACCACCATCTGCGTGCTGACCGATAAAGAGGAGACCGGCTCCGACGGCGTCACCGGCCTGAACAGCATGTACACCTTCCACTTCATCCAGCAACTCTGCGCCGGCCAGGGTGCTGACTACATCACCGCCTGTAAGGCTGGCAAGTGCCTGTCTGCCGACGTTACCGCTGCCTATGACCCGACCTTTGCCGATGCCTTTGAGCCGGACAACGCCACCTATGCAGGCAACGGCGTGGCCATCTACAAATACACCGGAGCCCGCGGTAAGTCCGGCACCAGCGATGCCTGTGCCGAGATGGTCAGCTACCTGACCCGCCTGCTGGAGAAGAATAACGTCGTTTGGCAGATCGGCGAGATGGGCAAGCTGGACCTGGGCGGCGGCGGCACCGTTGCCAAGTACGTGGCCAACCAGGACATCGACACCATCGACATCGGCGTGCCCGTGCTCTCGATGCACGCCCCGTTTGAGGTCGTCTCCAAGGCCGACGTCTACATGGCTTACCTGACCTTCAAGGCTTTCTGCGAGGATGCGGAGTAA
- a CDS encoding ABC transporter ATP-binding protein produces the protein MGEMLSVKNINVFYGSIQALRDISFHVNEGEIVTLIGANGAGKTTTMHAISGLLKVQSGEIDYCGQNISKMEAHKIIRLGLAQVPEGRRVFSGLTVMQNLQMGAYTRRDGKEAIQNDYDMVFDLLPRLKERRNQPAGTLSGGEQQMLAMGRALMCKPKMLLLDEPSMGLSPLLVKEIFKIIRQVNRNGVTVLLVEQNAKMALEIANRAYVLETGKIKMEGEAHELANNIEVRKAYLGCE, from the coding sequence ATGGGTGAGATGCTTTCTGTTAAAAATATCAACGTTTTTTACGGGTCCATCCAGGCCCTGCGTGACATTTCGTTCCACGTCAATGAGGGCGAGATCGTCACGCTGATCGGTGCCAACGGTGCCGGTAAAACGACTACCATGCACGCCATCTCCGGCCTGCTGAAAGTGCAGAGCGGCGAGATCGACTACTGCGGCCAGAACATCAGTAAGATGGAAGCCCACAAGATCATCCGTCTGGGCCTGGCCCAGGTGCCGGAAGGCCGCCGTGTCTTCAGCGGGCTGACCGTTATGCAGAACCTGCAGATGGGTGCCTACACCCGCCGCGACGGCAAAGAGGCCATCCAGAACGACTACGATATGGTCTTTGATCTGCTGCCGCGCTTGAAAGAGCGCCGTAACCAGCCCGCCGGTACACTTTCCGGCGGCGAGCAGCAGATGCTGGCCATGGGCCGTGCCCTGATGTGCAAGCCCAAGATGCTGCTGCTGGACGAGCCGTCCATGGGTCTGTCTCCGCTGCTGGTCAAGGAAATCTTCAAGATCATCCGCCAGGTCAACCGCAACGGTGTGACCGTGCTACTGGTGGAGCAGAACGCCAAAATGGCCCTGGAGATCGCCAACCGTGCCTACGTGCTGGAGACCGGCAAGATCAAGATGGAAGGCGAAGCCCACGAGCTTGCCAACAACATCGAGGTCCGCAAAGCCTACCTCGGCTGCGAATAA
- a CDS encoding S1 RNA-binding domain-containing protein — protein sequence MLEYRAEGLCRNANHLRREELYHCITTGEVLQSTALAFDTERRLRFELGGQRAYMPFEECVDVGPQEEIKDIAVLTRVGRPTCFVITGTEVDENGEEVFLLSRSLAQRLCRRQYLDTLEAGSVIPCTVTHIENFGAFCDIGCGIAALLPIDCLSVSRISSPADRVQVGQQLLCAIKNRDPQGRIVLTLRELLGTWSENAACFAPGETVVGIVRSVEDYGVFIEIAPNLAGLAEADRSLHPGQAVSVYIKNILPDKMKIKLVVVNKNLAQPLRFEPHYFVTRGRIKKWTYSTPQSRKQIETVF from the coding sequence ATGCTGGAATATCGTGCCGAAGGTCTTTGCCGCAACGCCAACCATCTGCGCCGTGAGGAGCTGTATCACTGCATCACCACCGGCGAAGTATTGCAGAGCACCGCCCTTGCCTTTGATACCGAGCGCCGCCTGCGCTTTGAGCTGGGCGGCCAGCGGGCCTACATGCCCTTTGAGGAATGTGTGGATGTCGGCCCGCAGGAGGAGATCAAGGATATTGCCGTGCTGACCCGGGTGGGCCGCCCCACCTGCTTTGTCATCACCGGCACCGAGGTGGACGAGAATGGCGAGGAGGTGTTTCTGCTCTCCCGTTCGCTGGCCCAGCGGCTGTGCCGTCGGCAGTATCTGGATACCTTGGAAGCCGGCAGTGTCATTCCCTGCACGGTGACGCACATCGAGAATTTTGGCGCGTTCTGCGATATTGGCTGCGGCATTGCAGCACTGCTGCCCATTGATTGTTTGTCGGTGTCGCGCATTTCCTCGCCTGCCGACCGGGTACAGGTGGGCCAGCAATTGCTGTGTGCCATCAAGAACCGGGACCCCCAGGGACGCATCGTGCTGACGCTGCGGGAACTGCTGGGCACCTGGAGCGAGAACGCCGCCTGCTTTGCCCCCGGCGAGACCGTGGTGGGCATTGTGCGCAGTGTGGAGGATTACGGCGTGTTTATTGAGATCGCGCCCAACCTGGCGGGGCTGGCCGAGGCCGACCGCAGTCTGCATCCCGGCCAGGCCGTGAGTGTGTACATTAAAAACATCCTGCCGGACAAGATGAAGATCAAGCTGGTGGTGGTGAACAAAAATCTCGCCCAGCCGCTTCGGTTTGAGCCGCACTACTTTGTCACCCGCGGGCGTATCAAAAAGTGGACCTACTCCACCCCGCAGAGCCGCAAGCAGATCGAGACGGTGTTTTAA
- a CDS encoding DUF951 domain-containing protein, with translation MDVQVGDVIQTKKPHPCGANRFDVLRVGMDFKIRCQGCGHEIMLPRAKIERNIKKVLRGGEQ, from the coding sequence ATGGATGTACAGGTCGGCGATGTGATCCAGACCAAGAAACCGCACCCCTGTGGTGCCAACCGTTTTGATGTGCTGCGTGTCGGCATGGATTTCAAAATCCGCTGCCAGGGCTGCGGGCACGAGATCATGCTGCCGCGTGCCAAGATCGAGCGCAACATCAAAAAAGTCCTGCGGGGCGGGGAACAGTAG
- a CDS encoding branched-chain amino acid ABC transporter permease has translation MQFFSYLINGISLGSVYALIALGYTMVYGIAKMLNFAHGDVIMIGSYVVYFAFGASGLNPVLSIVLSMIVCTILGVVIERLAYRPLREAPSLAVLITAIGVSYLLQQVAQLSWSSNPKSFTSVVSGMKPVSLFGGQLTISAETIVTILACVVIMVVLMWFVNYTPAGHAMLAVSEDRGAAQLMGVNVNGTISLTFAIGSALAAIAGALLCSSYPTLQPTTGAMPGIKAFVAAVFGGIGSIPGAFVGGILLGIIENLSKAYISTQLSDAIVFLVLVVVLIVKPTGLLGKKVNVKV, from the coding sequence ATGCAATTCTTTTCTTACCTGATCAACGGTATCAGCCTGGGCAGTGTTTATGCACTGATTGCCCTGGGCTACACCATGGTCTACGGCATTGCCAAGATGTTGAACTTCGCCCACGGCGATGTCATCATGATCGGCAGTTATGTCGTTTACTTCGCCTTTGGCGCTTCGGGGCTTAACCCGGTGCTGTCCATCGTCCTGTCCATGATCGTATGCACGATTTTGGGCGTGGTGATCGAACGGCTGGCCTACCGCCCCCTGCGTGAGGCACCATCCCTGGCGGTTCTGATCACCGCCATCGGTGTCAGCTATCTCTTGCAACAGGTGGCCCAGTTGTCCTGGTCCTCCAACCCCAAGAGCTTTACTTCTGTCGTTTCCGGCATGAAGCCTGTTTCTCTCTTTGGCGGTCAGCTGACCATCTCCGCCGAGACTATCGTTACCATTTTGGCCTGCGTGGTCATCATGGTGGTGCTGATGTGGTTCGTCAACTACACGCCCGCCGGTCACGCCATGCTGGCTGTGTCTGAGGACCGCGGCGCTGCCCAGCTGATGGGTGTCAACGTCAACGGCACCATCTCGCTGACCTTCGCTATCGGCTCCGCCCTGGCGGCTATCGCCGGTGCGCTGCTCTGCTCCTCTTACCCCACGCTGCAGCCCACCACCGGCGCTATGCCTGGTATCAAGGCTTTCGTGGCGGCTGTTTTCGGCGGTATCGGCTCGATCCCCGGCGCATTCGTCGGCGGCATCCTGCTGGGCATCATCGAGAACCTCAGCAAAGCTTACATTTCTACCCAGCTGTCTGACGCCATCGTCTTCCTGGTGCTGGTCGTCGTGCTGATCGTCAAACCGACCGGTCTGCTGGGCAAGAAAGTCAACGTGAAAGTGTGA
- a CDS encoding ABC transporter ATP-binding protein, protein MALLEVSNLGIAFGGLQAVAQLDLSIEKGHLYGLIGPNGAGKTTVFNMLTGVYKPTEGNIVLDGKDITGKTPELISKAGVARTFQNIRLFNEMSVLDNVKVGLHNQIQYGMWTGILRLPAYKEKEHEMNREAKKLLKIFGLEDKADLKASQLPYGEQRKLEIARALATNPKLLLLDEPAAGMNPNETDELMQTVRSVRDQFGIAILLIEHDMNFVMGICEEITVLDYGRVIARGDGKAIRNNPKVIAAYLGGD, encoded by the coding sequence ATGGCACTGTTGGAAGTAAGCAACCTGGGTATTGCTTTCGGCGGCCTGCAGGCCGTTGCTCAGCTGGACCTTTCCATCGAGAAAGGCCACCTCTATGGTCTGATCGGCCCCAACGGCGCCGGCAAGACCACCGTGTTTAACATGCTCACCGGCGTCTACAAGCCTACCGAGGGCAACATCGTCCTCGACGGCAAGGATATCACCGGCAAGACCCCCGAACTGATCAGCAAGGCCGGTGTGGCCCGTACCTTCCAGAATATCCGCCTGTTCAACGAGATGAGCGTGCTGGATAATGTCAAGGTCGGCCTGCACAACCAGATCCAGTACGGCATGTGGACCGGCATCCTGCGCCTGCCCGCCTACAAAGAGAAAGAGCACGAGATGAATCGCGAGGCGAAGAAGCTGCTCAAGATCTTTGGACTGGAAGATAAGGCAGACCTCAAGGCCAGCCAGCTGCCCTACGGCGAACAGCGCAAGCTGGAGATCGCCCGTGCCCTGGCCACCAACCCGAAACTGCTGCTGCTGGACGAGCCTGCCGCCGGTATGAACCCCAACGAAACCGACGAGTTGATGCAGACCGTACGCAGTGTGCGCGACCAGTTCGGCATCGCCATCCTGCTCATCGAGCACGATATGAACTTTGTCATGGGCATCTGCGAGGAGATCACCGTGCTGGACTACGGCCGTGTCATCGCCCGCGGCGACGGCAAAGCAATCCGCAATAACCCCAAGGTCATTGCGGCCTATCTGGGAGGTGACTGA
- a CDS encoding lytic transglycosylase domain-containing protein encodes MAKKAKSRRPGLLRTLLAVLVVLALAATLLFTVFRRQVDTMEYPCRYNEYVEYYAGKYNIDPLILYSFIRTESNFNPNAQSNVGARGLMQITEETFDWIKLKIAPSEDLTFDDLYDPETNIRFGTYFVSYCLLRYHDDLATAAAAYHSGWGTVDNLLSQAEYSSDGETLDHYPYPQMRLYVRKITNSYQRYQDIYNEK; translated from the coding sequence ATGGCTAAAAAAGCAAAGTCCCGCCGCCCCGGCCTGCTGCGCACCCTGCTTGCGGTGCTGGTGGTCCTGGCGCTGGCCGCGACCCTTTTGTTTACCGTTTTCCGCCGCCAGGTCGATACGATGGAGTATCCCTGCCGCTACAACGAGTATGTGGAATACTACGCAGGCAAGTACAATATCGACCCGCTGATCTTATACTCCTTCATCCGTACCGAGAGCAACTTTAATCCAAACGCTCAATCCAACGTGGGCGCCCGCGGCCTGATGCAGATCACCGAGGAGACCTTCGACTGGATCAAGCTGAAGATCGCCCCCAGCGAGGATCTGACCTTTGACGATCTCTACGACCCCGAAACCAACATCCGTTTCGGTACTTACTTCGTCAGCTACTGCCTGCTGCGCTACCATGATGACCTGGCCACCGCCGCTGCGGCCTACCACAGCGGATGGGGGACCGTGGATAACCTGCTGTCCCAGGCAGAATATTCCTCCGACGGCGAAACGCTGGACCATTACCCCTACCCGCAGATGCGGCTATATGTACGTAAGATAACCAATAGCTACCAACGCTATCAGGACATCTATAACGAAAAATAA
- a CDS encoding DUF4364 family protein has translation MAEAFTAGVKPGGLTDDTQIRILLCYLIKTAGPLTRDTLQGALLQEQLVNYFEFADALAEVQKQGLVTCTDEQYSITDKGASVASTLAHDLPRTVRESAIRAVMQIQSWRHKAASNRAHVEEKNGKYVVWCNIGDLGSDVFQLQLTMPDKLTAEMTKNMFIAHGSDIYSKLMDMLTQPGTDDDRPPEALL, from the coding sequence ATGGCAGAAGCATTTACCGCAGGTGTAAAGCCCGGTGGCCTTACAGATGATACCCAGATTCGCATTTTACTTTGCTATCTTATCAAAACAGCCGGTCCCCTGACGCGGGATACCCTGCAGGGCGCGCTTTTGCAGGAGCAGCTGGTCAATTACTTTGAATTTGCCGACGCTTTGGCCGAGGTGCAGAAGCAGGGCCTTGTCACCTGTACCGACGAGCAGTACAGCATCACTGACAAGGGTGCTTCGGTGGCCAGCACACTGGCCCATGATTTGCCCCGCACTGTGCGGGAGAGCGCCATCCGCGCCGTAATGCAGATCCAGAGCTGGCGGCACAAGGCAGCCTCCAACCGCGCCCATGTGGAAGAAAAAAACGGCAAGTATGTGGTGTGGTGCAATATCGGCGACCTGGGCAGCGATGTGTTTCAGCTGCAGCTGACCATGCCCGACAAGCTGACCGCCGAGATGACGAAGAACATGTTTATTGCACACGGCAGCGATATTTACTCGAAACTCATGGATATGCTGACCCAGCCGGGGACGGATGATGATCGGCCGCCGGAGGCGCTGTTGTGA
- a CDS encoding L-threonylcarbamoyladenylate synthase — translation MNTQVLPVNDKSIALAAELLQKGELVALPTETVYGIAADARNGEAVKKIFEAKGRPQDNPLIVHIYGMEMLKGIVSEVPDRAYKLAKAFWPGPLTMVMPRGGEVSDVTCAGLDTVGVRMPSHPVVQAVIKASGVAFAAPSANLSGKPSPTNAQDTLVDMDGRLPLILDGGESAVGVESTVVAVTGEHPMLLRPGYVTKEQMEEVLGEEVLVSPAILEKLKDGEVARSPGMKYKHYAPKAQVTILRGDFAKYKAYVEQHAAPGVWALCFDGEGAQLPVPFIEYGKNHDGVTQAHHLFTALRDLDKHGAEIVYARCPEQDGVSMAVYNRLIRAAAFRVVEL, via the coding sequence ATGAATACACAGGTTTTGCCAGTGAATGACAAAAGCATTGCACTGGCGGCAGAACTGCTGCAAAAAGGCGAGCTGGTCGCCCTGCCGACCGAGACGGTCTACGGCATCGCGGCCGACGCCCGCAATGGCGAAGCAGTCAAAAAGATTTTTGAGGCCAAGGGCCGCCCCCAGGATAACCCCCTGATCGTGCACATCTACGGCATGGAGATGCTCAAGGGCATCGTGTCCGAGGTGCCCGACCGTGCCTACAAGCTGGCCAAAGCCTTTTGGCCCGGCCCACTGACGATGGTCATGCCCCGGGGCGGGGAGGTCAGCGACGTGACCTGTGCAGGGCTGGATACCGTGGGCGTGCGCATGCCGTCCCACCCGGTGGTACAGGCTGTCATCAAGGCCAGCGGTGTGGCGTTTGCTGCGCCGTCTGCCAACCTCTCTGGCAAGCCCAGCCCCACCAACGCCCAGGATACCCTGGTGGATATGGACGGCCGCCTGCCGCTGATCCTGGACGGCGGCGAGAGCGCTGTCGGTGTCGAGTCCACGGTCGTGGCTGTTACCGGCGAACACCCGATGCTGCTGCGCCCCGGCTACGTAACGAAAGAGCAGATGGAAGAGGTCCTGGGCGAAGAAGTCCTCGTCAGCCCCGCGATTCTGGAAAAGCTCAAGGATGGGGAAGTGGCCCGCTCTCCCGGCATGAAGTACAAGCACTACGCCCCCAAGGCGCAGGTCACGATTTTACGCGGTGATTTCGCTAAGTATAAGGCCTATGTCGAGCAGCACGCGGCCCCCGGCGTGTGGGCGCTCTGCTTTGATGGCGAGGGCGCCCAGTTGCCCGTGCCCTTTATCGAGTACGGCAAAAATCACGATGGCGTCACCCAGGCGCACCACCTGTTCACCGCCCTGCGCGACTTGGACAAGCATGGTGCCGAGATCGTCTACGCCCGCTGCCCTGAGCAGGACGGTGTCTCCATGGCGGTCTACAACCGCCTCATCCGCGCCGCGGCGTTCCGGGTGGTCGAACTATGA
- a CDS encoding branched-chain amino acid ABC transporter permease, translating to MNLKNLNRSTKSNIITFGIVIGFYLLIQILSAAGMVTNSFAGQLVPICAYVVMAVSLNLTVGMLGELSLGHAGFMSVGAFAGTLVWVSLYDTTFPKPAALLLAFVVGGVVAGIFGFLVGIPVLRLSGDYLAIVTLAFGEIVKNFMNACNLGVDSKGLHFSLKDTASLNLDADGKVLINGAMGITGIKKASTFTIGIVLVIITLAVILNLVNSRAGRAITSIRDNEIAARSVGIPITKYKLMAFVTSAVFAGMAGVLYSLNYSSLVAKKFDYNTSILILVFVVLGGIGNLRGSVIAATVLTVLPELLRSMNDYRMLIYAIVLIVVMIFNQSPQMIAMRKRLTARFRKDAADRAPKKNKKEAA from the coding sequence ATGAACTTGAAAAATTTGAACCGCTCCACCAAGAGCAACATCATCACCTTTGGCATCGTCATCGGCTTCTATCTGCTGATCCAGATCTTGTCCGCCGCAGGCATGGTCACCAACTCCTTCGCAGGTCAGCTGGTGCCTATCTGCGCATACGTTGTCATGGCTGTCTCCCTGAACTTGACCGTTGGCATGCTGGGCGAGCTGAGCCTGGGCCACGCCGGGTTTATGAGCGTGGGCGCTTTTGCCGGTACGCTGGTGTGGGTCAGCCTGTATGACACCACCTTCCCCAAGCCTGCAGCGCTGCTGCTGGCCTTTGTGGTGGGTGGCGTTGTGGCTGGTATCTTCGGCTTCCTGGTCGGCATCCCTGTTCTGCGTCTGTCCGGCGATTATCTGGCCATCGTCACACTGGCTTTCGGTGAGATCGTCAAGAACTTCATGAACGCCTGCAACCTGGGCGTGGATTCCAAGGGCCTGCACTTCTCCCTGAAGGACACTGCCTCCCTGAATCTAGACGCCGACGGCAAAGTGCTGATCAATGGCGCCATGGGCATCACCGGAATCAAGAAGGCTTCCACCTTCACCATCGGCATCGTGCTGGTTATCATCACGCTGGCTGTCATCCTTAACCTGGTCAACTCCCGCGCAGGCCGCGCCATCACCTCCATCCGTGATAACGAGATCGCCGCTCGTTCGGTCGGTATCCCCATCACCAAGTACAAGCTGATGGCTTTTGTGACCTCCGCTGTGTTTGCCGGTATGGCCGGTGTGCTTTACTCGCTGAACTACTCCTCTCTGGTCGCTAAGAAGTTTGACTACAACACCTCCATCCTGATCCTGGTGTTCGTTGTTCTGGGCGGCATCGGCAACCTGCGCGGCTCGGTCATTGCTGCCACCGTGCTGACCGTCCTGCCCGAGTTGCTGCGCAGCATGAACGATTACCGCATGCTGATCTACGCCATCGTGCTGATCGTTGTGATGATCTTCAACCAGAGCCCGCAGATGATTGCAATGCGCAAGCGCCTGACTGCCCGTTTCCGCAAGGACGCGGCCGACAGGGCACCCAAGAAGAACAAGAAGGAGGCGGCTTAA
- the coaE gene encoding dephospho-CoA kinase (Dephospho-CoA kinase (CoaE) performs the final step in coenzyme A biosynthesis.) gives MKVIGITGRSGCGKSSATKFLAGQGYPCIDADLIAREMLLPGSPCIAQLQEKFGADIADENGNVRRRLLADRAFATPAGTRALTAITQPEILHRIETRLQEAEQGGAELAFVDGAVIVGTPFEARCDALVLISAPYDTSVARICARDGIAPEMARRRLDAQTPIETLRAAATHEVVNDGTAEQLAEKMHAVLQQL, from the coding sequence ATGAAAGTCATAGGCATCACCGGCCGCTCCGGCTGCGGTAAATCCAGTGCGACAAAATTTTTAGCAGGGCAGGGGTATCCTTGTATTGACGCGGACCTTATCGCCCGCGAGATGCTGCTGCCCGGCTCGCCCTGCATTGCCCAATTGCAAGAAAAATTCGGTGCCGACATCGCTGACGAAAATGGCAATGTCCGCCGCCGTCTGCTGGCAGACCGCGCCTTTGCCACCCCGGCGGGCACCCGGGCCTTAACAGCCATCACCCAGCCGGAAATTTTGCACCGCATTGAAACGCGCCTGCAAGAAGCCGAGCAGGGCGGGGCAGAACTGGCCTTTGTGGACGGTGCAGTCATCGTCGGCACGCCGTTCGAGGCCCGCTGTGACGCACTGGTACTTATCAGCGCCCCCTACGATACCAGCGTGGCCCGCATTTGTGCCCGTGACGGCATCGCGCCCGAAATGGCCCGCCGCCGCTTGGACGCGCAGACGCCCATCGAAACGCTGCGCGCCGCTGCTACCCATGAGGTCGTCAACGATGGCACCGCCGAACAGCTGGCAGAAAAAATGCACGCCGTTTTACAGCAGCTGTGA